From the Devosia sp. FJ2-5-3 genome, the window ACTAAGCGGCCAGAGCCGGATCGGCGGTGGTCGGTTCGATGGTTTCGTAGTCTTGCGAGTTGACATAGCCCACGGTCCCGTCGTCGAAACGAACCTCCATGGGCCAGTGGGTGGCCAAAGTTCGGCGCAGAACCACCCCAGTTCGGCACCTGCGGTCGCTGTAGACATTCGGATTCAGTGAAAAGCGGATCATGCAGTTTACTCCCGTGTCGCGCGTCCTTTAGCGGGAAAGGCGCTGCTCGATGAGGTTGGCGACCGCGCCGATGGTAGCGAAGGTTACTGCGACGGCGGGAAAGATGAGGGGGAGGAAAACGACGGCTGCGAGGGCATAAACTGCGAACTGGACTGAGGTCATCTTCATCTTCCTTGCTGGTCGGCATAAGCGCCTTGCGAAGGGGGCGGCATGAGCGCCTCTGTGTTCCCCTTCGATGTAATGACCCTATCGGGATACTTCCCGAACGTCAACATGATTCGGCGATAAAATCGGGATGAATCCCTAAAAATATCACAGGCTTGTCCAGTGGTTAACCTGGCCTCGGCCGGCGTGGGAGGGGCAAGGCCTGCGACTGGTGTTTGGCCTGTGGACCTCAGCCGGGATGGCTGCAGGCGCTGCTCTGGCGCCTGGTGGCCGGCGGTGCCGTACCAGCTTTGCCGCCCGGGGAAATGTGAACCCGAAACGCCTCCGCCCTCTGCCCCTTCAATGCCTCTCCCCAACTCAAAGGGCGGACTCTCCTCACCTCATAGACGGGTGAGTCAAATACAGGCACTTTCACCTCGTTCCCTGATAGCCTCACAGAGGTATGCCAGGGACACTCCTCCCTGACTTGAGACGACCTCGACCCCTCCGCCTGGGCTCCTGCCTACACCCAGCGGAGGGGCTTTCTGTTCGCGTGCCTGCACCAACTGCAGCCCAGGCCAGACCGCACACGCGCCGGCGCCTGCTCGAGCAGCCACACGCCAGATCGCGGGCACGCTCAGGCACCCAGGACACGCCGACCCACAGAGAGGCCCATAGACGGACGAAGCGCGACGGACGACCTCCGAGTTGGACATGCACGACTAGGCCTGCCACCGGCCTTCCCTGTGCCATGGAGCGATGCTTTAGGGACCGTACGCAGGTGTGACTGATTGGGGGCGGCACCCGACCGCCGATGCGCGCTCAACTTTCATTTTATAGGGGGTTCAGCCCCGAAGGTGTTCAGCCATGGCCGTGAAAATGACCGCCAGGGTTACGAACGTCAGCGAATTCAAGGCGATTGCGAAGGTGCTGGCCAGTCCAGCCATGAAACGGGCCGCTGCAACTGGCCTTACGGAACACGCTGAAGAACAGCGCCGTCAGTCATTGGCTCGAGTGTCAGACTTTACCGGGGTGCCGCGCAGCCGAATGGCGCGGGCAACGACGGTGAAAAGGGCGATCCCCGGGCACAACATGATGGCGGTCGTTCAGACCGCCGATAAGGCTGTGGGCTTGGAGGAATATGGCTCGCCAAACTGGGTTCGCGACCTCAACCCCTTTGCCGAAGGGCGCCGCGGCGGGGCTGTCAGTTCGATGCCTGGTGTTGAAGCCTCGGCCTGGGGGCGCAGGCGCATTCACAAGGGCACCTTCTTTGCGAAGGGTACTGTATGGGTCCGGCGCGGCAAGGACAGTAAGAGCCTTCGGAAGATCTACTCCGTCGTACTGGCGAACGAATTGTCCAAGCCCGGCTGGCGCAATGAGCTTGCGGCCGGCGCCTATCTCAAACTGGACCTAGAACGCCGGGTTCTCCGGCATGTGCTGAGGGTAGTGACATGATTTTCGTGCTCGCTGTCATGGCCTGCCTATGCGTCAATCCGCATGCCGGCGTGCTGCCGGACGTGCCGATCATCGGCAATCCCTTCGAGGAGCGCGGCAATCGCCATGCTCGCCGACGGGACGCGAAGCGGAAGCGAATTCATTCTGTGTAGCTGGTCGTAAGTGCGGTTTGCATTGCGCAGAGTAGCGCAGCGCCCCTGATAAATTAGAACGGATTGCTAAATTGAGCGCTGGAGGCGACTGGATCCCGGCTACCTGTAGCCGAGCCGATCTGTCGATCTTGTTTGGCGTCTCGATCCGGACCATCGACAACCTCATTGCCTCTGGCGTCGTTCAGCCCGCCGAGCAGCGTGGCATGTACCAGACGCTGCCGACCATCACGGCATACCTTGAGGATCTGCGCAACAAGGCGGCGGGTCGGAGCAAGGACAGCGCCCTCGCAGAGGAGCGCGCCAAGCAGGCGGCAATCGAGCGCGAGATATCGGAAATCAAGCTCGCCCAGATGAAGGGCGAGGTACTGACACTGGGCGAGGTGGCGACCGGTTGGGCCGCGATCCTCCAGCACGTCAAGTCATCGCTGTTGGCTCTTCCCGGCCAGTTGCGCACGCAGATTCCCCACTTCGGGGCTCATGAACAAGAAACAGCCCGGTTACTCGTTCGCGATGTGCTCAATAGCACCGCGGATGAGATCGAAATAGGCGTGGCGGGCACGCACGTCGGTGATTTGAGGTCAGATGAGTAACAACGCATTGTCGGCGGCGGCGCTTCGCGCTGCTGCTGCCCTGCGCCCGCCAGAGGTCCTGTCGTACTCCGACTGGGCCGAGAAGAACTTTCGCCTCGTTGACGACGGCACGAACGAGCGCTTCCGCCCCTGGAAGTTCCAGAAGGGCATTCTAGACGCGATGGGCGATCCGCTGATCGAGCGGGTGTCTGTCATCAAGGCAGCTCGCACCGGTTACACGAAGTCCCTGGTCGCCACGATCGGTGCATTCGCTGCTAATGATCCATCGGCCATCATGCTCTTGATGCCGACCGACGACGACACTCGCGGCATTGTGGTCGACGAGATCGATCCTGCCTTCAAGGCGGTGCCTGCATTGCGCGGTCTAATGGTTCAGGGCCGCATGGATGGCCGGAACACGCTGACGCAGCGCAAGATGCATGGCGGCGGCTCGCTCAAGGTCATCTCGGCCAGGGCGCCGCGCAACCTGCGCCGTCACACCATTCGCGTTCTGATCGGCGACGAAGTCGACGGCATGGAGGTCACCAAGGAAGGCGATCCGATCAAGCTCGCTGAGAAGCGGACGATTTCGAAGGCCGATCGCAAGATCATCTTCGGCTCGACGCCGACGGATGAAGACGCCTCGATCATCGCGAAGCGTTACGAGGAATCGGACCAGCGCATATTCGAAGTGCCGTGCCCTCATTGCGAAACGCCGTTCGAATTGCTTTGGGATCACATGTCGTGGCCCAAAGGGCAGCCTGAAAAGGCCGTCGCCAACTGCCCCTCGTGCGGCTCTGAAATCGAGGAACACAACAAGGCCGCCATGGTCGCGGCCGGTGAATGGCGCGCTACCAAGCCTGAGGTGAAGGGGCATGCCGGTTTCCGGCTTAATTCGTTGATCTCGCTTTTCGAGAACGCGAGCTGGGCCAAACTGGCGCAAGAATTCGTGCTGGCTGAAAAGAGCCATGCCGACATGCAGGTGTTCGTGAACACCGTGTTGGGCCAGGTCTGGTCTGCCACGCGTAATCGCGTCACCGAAGAACAGCTTATGGGCCGCGTGGAAGCGTTCGGCATCGAGTGGGACCAGGAGAACGATTGTTGGCGGGAGGATATTCCCTCGGAGGTCGCGTTCATCACGGTTGGCGTCGACGTTCAGGTCGACCGTCTGGAATGCACCATTCTGGGCTGGGATGGCGTTCAGCGTATCACGCTGGGCCACTACGTCATTATGGGGCCGCCTAACCTACAGAGCACCTGGGACGAGCTGGACAGCTTCCTTATCACGCGCTGGAAGCATCCGCTTGGCGGCACTATCGGGATCGAGGCCGCTGCTATCGACGCCGGCGACGGCAATATGACCCAGTATGTCTACGACTTCACCGCGACCCGGCTCGACCGAAAGGTGGTGGCGATCAAGGGCGTGGGCGGAGCAAAGCCGATCATCTCGATCAGTCGTTCCAAACACAAGCGCTTCAAGGGCGCGACATTCTTCAATGTTGGCGTCGATCAGATCAAGGCCGATATCGCGATCAGCCTGCCGCTGAGCCGAACGCTAGAGAACGGCGAGAAGCGGCCGCAGGCATTCCGGTTCTCCGAGACACTGGGCGAAGAGTGGTTCCGGCAGGTCAATTCGGAGCCGCAGAAGCTGAAATACGTCTCCGGCCGTCCGGTGGTGAAATTCGAGCGCATCGAGAACCGCCAAGCGGAAGCGCTCGATACTCTGGTCTACGCCATTGCCGTGAAAAGCCTGTGCCGCTTCGACTACGACGCGCGCCGTATTGAACTGACCAAGGGACCGCAGCCCAAGGCTGCTCCTAATTTCAAAGCAATTGCCAGCAGGCTGAACGGGTAGGTTTCCATGAGCGGAGAACTGGTGGCCAAACCGCGCTATCGCGTGCGTGCAGGCACATCGCCGCTTACCACGACCGCGCTCGACCAGCGTCAGGCGCCCTACGTGCAGTACAATCGGGAGCCCAACACGTTCCTACAGGGCTTCATGCCGATGTTGCGGGAGCAATCCGATGTCGTCGGCGGATCGTGGGAAAAGCAGGCGGCCCGTGTCATTCACGGCTATCAGCATTCTGGCTTCATCCGAGGCGTGCTGGACGTCAGCACGGCCCAGGTCGTGGGGTCGGGGCTCAGGATGTCCGCGCAGCCCGATATCGACACCTTGGGCTGGTCCAAGGAGTTCGCCGCGGAGTTCTCCCGGCAGCGCGAATCCAGCTTCCAGGCTTGGGCCAGCAATCCATATCACTGCGATGCCAGTGCGCAGATGAACTTCGGCCAGCAGCAGCAGGCCTACTACTGGTGCGCCTTGGCTTTCGGTGAAGGCCTTGCCCTGAACCGAACGATTGAGCGGCCGGGCTCGAAATACCTGACCAAGTTCAAGCTGCTGCCGCCATCCCGCATCTCGAACACATCGGACGGCATGAACCTTGTTCAGGGCGTCCGCATCGACGACGACGGAATGCCTATCGCAATTCGGCTCCTGGCGAAGAACTCGTACGGGGCGCTGGAAGAGCGCGAGGTTCCCGTTCGTGACCGACACGGGTTCCTCCGGGTGATTCACCGGTTCATGCCGGCCGTGGCACAGACGCGCAACGTCGCGGACATTGCCACTGGCATGAAGGCCTACCGTCAGTTTGAGCAATATTCCGATGCCAACCTGACCAAGAAGCTGATCCAGACAATTTTCGCTGCGGTCGTGAAGAGCAATCTTCAAGGTCTGGCTGCCTTCGAAGGTTTGATGACCGAGACGGATCAGGTTCAGCAGAACGCGGCCCTCGACGTCGCCAAGTTCGGCGATGCCAAGGCCGGATGGTATGACGGCTCAAAGATCGACCTGGCGTCTCATGGCCGCATCGCTCACCTGTTTCCGAACGATGAGCTCGATTTCGTCGAGTCCAAAGCGGCTGGCGATGAATTTGACCCCATCGCCCGCTGGCTCTGGCTGGAAATCGCGGCTGCTGCTGGTGTCTCCTACGAGAGCGCCACCGGCGACTATCGCGGGGCGACCTATTCCTCTGTCCGCATGGCGGGTTCGAAGGAATGGCTTGGTGTGATCCGCCGACGGGACGGGCTGATTGTTCCGTTCTGCCAAGAGGCCGCAGACAGCGTCCTCGAGGAGGATATCGCCACTGGCCGCATCAAGATCCCGGGTGGCCTCGATGCCTTCTATGAGAACCGGGACGCGATCTGCCGTGCCAAATGGGCTGGTCCCCGCCAGCCTCAGGCGGACGATTTCAAGACCGCGCGAGCCCATGAGGTTCGCAAGTCCATGGGTGCCACTACGCTCGATGAAATCTTCACCGACTACGGAATGGACTGGGACGATGCGCTCCATCAGCAGGCTCGTGAGAACGAGTTGGCTGAGCGGCTCGGGCTTCCCTTGCCCTGGGCGCCAACAGATCCTCTTCAGACCAGGGAGGGGCAGGAGGCGGAGCTGAACGATCCGGACAATGACGGCCAGGAAAAGCGCAATCCGCCGTCCAAGAAGCGCCGTGGGGCCAAGGATGACCCTGAACGCGACCCTGAAGACGCGTTGGCGGAGGAAATTGAGTCCGATCTGGAGACCGAGTGATGGCGATCGACTTCAACGTGGTCTTCGCGGACACCCCTGATGCCCCGTTCGATCCGTGCGTGGCGTATTCGACGCTGCGGCCGGCATACATGGAGGCGCGCCTGTCTGGGCAGCCTCAGAAGATCATGTTCCGGGATCGCGAGGTCTGGTTTCACAAGCCCGACATGGCAGCGTGGACCGACGTCATGAGCGATCTGGAACGGCAATGCCGGGAGAAGAGGGGGCTTCCTGCCCGCCGCTTCGCGATCACAGCCGGTTACCGGTCTAGGTAGGAAACTCGACATGTCAATTTATGACGTTGCCCTCGCGGAAGCCTGGGCGATGCGCGCTGACGCGCTCGAAAGCCTCCTGGCCATCGCAGGGCGCACCAACGAGGTCACCCCGGAGGCCCTGGAGGCGTATCGCACCAAGTTCCATGAAAAGGGCGCCGGTCTGCGTATCCGCGACGATGTCGCGATCATCGATTTCGCCGGCCCCATGTTCAAGAAGGCGAACCTCTTCCAGGCTATGTCTGGAGCGACGTCCTACGCCACCATGGCGACGGATTTCCAGACCGCTCTTGATGACCCAAAGATCAGTGGCATCATCGGCCTGTTCGACACGCCGGGCGGTACGGTGAACGGCTGCGACGAACTTGCAGCTTCCATCTTCGCGGCCCGCGGCGCGAAGCCGATGGTGGCCTATGTCAGCGGGCAAATGTGCTCGGCGGGCTACTGGCTGGGCACGGCCTTCGGCAAGGTCGTCATGAGTGACGCAAGCATTGTCGGCTCCATAGGCGTCATCCTTGGCATCGAGGACCGGACGGTGGCTGACGAGCGCCGCGGCGTGAAGACTGTCGAGTTTGTGTCTTCCAAGGCCCCTGGCAAGCGCCCCGACTACGACACCGACGAAGGCAAGGCCCTCATCCAGCGCCGCGTCGACGAACTCGAAGCCGTGTTTATCGCTGCTGTCGCGAAGCATCGCGGCATCGATGAGGCCACTGTCATCAAAGACTTCGGCGCCGGCGGCGTCGAGATCGGCGCCAACGCCGTGAAACTCAAGATGGCCGACGCTGTCGGGTCTTTCGAGAGCGTATTTGCCGACCTCACTCAACGCGGCTCGCGCCGCACCACAAAGCCAACAGGAGCACGATCCATGGCAAACGACCCCGGCGCGTCCGGCGAAGAGAAGACCTACACCAAGGCAGAACTGGACAAGGCGGTTGCTGATGGCATCGCATCCTATCAGACCCGCCAGACGGCTATTCTAGGCAGCGATGAAGGCAAGGCGAACCCCAAGCTCGCCGCAAGCCTCGCAGCCCAGCTTGGCCTCACCGCTGAAGCCGCAATCGCCATCCTGAAAGATGCCGGCCCTGCCGCTGTCGAGAAAACTGACGCCCAGAAGGCCGAAGATTTCAAGAACCAGAAAAAGCAGGGCGATGGCCTGGCGTTTGCCGGTGAGGCCGGTGAGCAGGAAGTCGCTTTCGACTGGGACGACGCCTTCGGGCGCAAGAAGTAAAGGAGGGCGCAGGATGTACACCGCACCACTGACGACCAGCCTCGAAGGCGCTGGCTACCACATCGTTTCAGAAGAGATCTATCGCTCCCGCGAGCAGATCACGCTGCGCGGCACCGAGGCCGGCCGCATTGTCACCGGCACCGTCCTGGGCAAGGTTCGCGTTGGCGAAATCGCAGCCACGGCAAAGTCTGGCGGGAATACCGGCAATGGCACCGTCAGCGCCGTCACGGCAAAGAAGGGCGCGAAGGCCGGCGTCTATCATGTCGAATTCACCGCCGCGACCAAGTTCGACGTCGTCGATCCTGAGGGCTTCAAGGTGAAATCCGGTAGCACTGGTTCCGCCTATTCGGATGACCTGGGCTTTACCATCACGGCCGGCGGCACTGCTTTCGTGGCCGGTGACGGCTTCGACATTACCGTCGACCTCTCGGACGGCCCCTATGGCCCGCTCGATCTGTCCGCAGGCAACGGCCTCGAGGAGGCGGTTGGCATCCTCTGGGAAGGCCGCGTGATCGAGGTCGACGGAGACGACAACCCCGTCGATGTCCGCGCCGTGGCGAACGTCCGCGAGACCGAAGTGCATGCCGGCCTCATCGTGTGGCCGGAAGGCATCACCGCAGAGCAGCAGGCGGCCGCCCAGGCCCAACTCGCCGCTCGTCACATCATCTTCCGCTAAGAGGGGTCGAGGGCATGCCTGAAACCGTCATGAATATCTTCGACCATGCGGCCTTTCGCACGGCGGAGCTGAACGAAAAAGTCGTCGCTCGTGTCGACTACAAGCCCGAACTGCTGGGCTCTCTCAACTTGTTCGAGCCCATCTATTCCCGCTCGCGCACCATCCTGATCGCCAACACCGATCGCGGGCTCGAGCTTATTCCCACCTCCGAGACCGGCGCTCCGCCTGTCGAGCTCGGCCTTGAGCCCTCCAAGCTCCGCCCCTTCCAGACAACCCGTCTGGCAAAGGGCTCGACGATCTATGCTGAATCCCTGCAGGGCGTCATGTCTCTGCCGTTCAGCGATCAGGTGAAGGAAGTGGGCCGTGAAATCGCTGATCGCACTCAGCGTATCACCGAGGACATGGAGCTCACGTGGGAGCACATGCGTCTCGGCGCGATCACCGGCAAAGTCTACGATGCCGATGGCAGCACACTGATCAACAACTGGTATTCCCAGTGGAACGTCGCTGAGCCAACCGAGATCAACTTCAGCCTCACCGCTGCCAACCCTGCCAAGGGCTCGCTGCGCAAGAAGCTCCGTGATCTCAAGCGCACCATGCAGAAGCTCTCCAAGGGCCTCTGGACGACGCGCACCCGCGTCTACGGCCTGGCCGGCGACGAGTTCTTCGATGCCCTGGTCTCGCACCCGGACTACATCGACCTGCGCGTCAACAACGATCGCACGCGCGAACTCGAGAACATCGAAGGGTTCTCTTCGATCGAGATCGAGGGCGTGACCTTCATCAATTATCGTGGCACCGATGACGGCACCACGCTGGCCATCGACACCAACAAGGTGAAGTTCTTCCCGGTGGGTGCTCGCGGCGCTTTCCAGGTGGCTTGGGCTCCTGCAGAGTTCTTCCCCTATGTGAACCAGCGTGGCCGCGATCGCTACATGCTGATGCTGAAGGATCTTCAGCGAGACGCCTGGCGCCGTGTTGAACTCTACAGCTATCCGCTGTTCATCTGCACCCGGCCAGAAATGCTGCTGCGCGGACGCAAGGACTGATGTCGATCTTCGCTCAATACGAGCGGATCGTCTCCACTCACATTGACGGGGTCTTTGGTGACCCCGTCGAGTTCCATCCCAAGAAGCGCGGGGAGGTGAGTGTCGTTGACGAT encodes:
- a CDS encoding S49 family peptidase is translated as MSIYDVALAEAWAMRADALESLLAIAGRTNEVTPEALEAYRTKFHEKGAGLRIRDDVAIIDFAGPMFKKANLFQAMSGATSYATMATDFQTALDDPKISGIIGLFDTPGGTVNGCDELAASIFAARGAKPMVAYVSGQMCSAGYWLGTAFGKVVMSDASIVGSIGVILGIEDRTVADERRGVKTVEFVSSKAPGKRPDYDTDEGKALIQRRVDELEAVFIAAVAKHRGIDEATVIKDFGAGGVEIGANAVKLKMADAVGSFESVFADLTQRGSRRTTKPTGARSMANDPGASGEEKTYTKAELDKAVADGIASYQTRQTAILGSDEGKANPKLAASLAAQLGLTAEAAIAILKDAGPAAVEKTDAQKAEDFKNQKKQGDGLAFAGEAGEQEVAFDWDDAFGRKK
- a CDS encoding phage portal protein translates to MSGELVAKPRYRVRAGTSPLTTTALDQRQAPYVQYNREPNTFLQGFMPMLREQSDVVGGSWEKQAARVIHGYQHSGFIRGVLDVSTAQVVGSGLRMSAQPDIDTLGWSKEFAAEFSRQRESSFQAWASNPYHCDASAQMNFGQQQQAYYWCALAFGEGLALNRTIERPGSKYLTKFKLLPPSRISNTSDGMNLVQGVRIDDDGMPIAIRLLAKNSYGALEEREVPVRDRHGFLRVIHRFMPAVAQTRNVADIATGMKAYRQFEQYSDANLTKKLIQTIFAAVVKSNLQGLAAFEGLMTETDQVQQNAALDVAKFGDAKAGWYDGSKIDLASHGRIAHLFPNDELDFVESKAAGDEFDPIARWLWLEIAAAAGVSYESATGDYRGATYSSVRMAGSKEWLGVIRRRDGLIVPFCQEAADSVLEEDIATGRIKIPGGLDAFYENRDAICRAKWAGPRQPQADDFKTARAHEVRKSMGATTLDEIFTDYGMDWDDALHQQARENELAERLGLPLPWAPTDPLQTREGQEAELNDPDNDGQEKRNPPSKKRRGAKDDPERDPEDALAEEIESDLETE
- a CDS encoding head decoration protein, whose translation is MYTAPLTTSLEGAGYHIVSEEIYRSREQITLRGTEAGRIVTGTVLGKVRVGEIAATAKSGGNTGNGTVSAVTAKKGAKAGVYHVEFTAATKFDVVDPEGFKVKSGSTGSAYSDDLGFTITAGGTAFVAGDGFDITVDLSDGPYGPLDLSAGNGLEEAVGILWEGRVIEVDGDDNPVDVRAVANVRETEVHAGLIVWPEGITAEQQAAAQAQLAARHIIFR
- a CDS encoding terminase gpA endonuclease subunit, which produces MSAAALRAAAALRPPEVLSYSDWAEKNFRLVDDGTNERFRPWKFQKGILDAMGDPLIERVSVIKAARTGYTKSLVATIGAFAANDPSAIMLLMPTDDDTRGIVVDEIDPAFKAVPALRGLMVQGRMDGRNTLTQRKMHGGGSLKVISARAPRNLRRHTIRVLIGDEVDGMEVTKEGDPIKLAEKRTISKADRKIIFGSTPTDEDASIIAKRYEESDQRIFEVPCPHCETPFELLWDHMSWPKGQPEKAVANCPSCGSEIEEHNKAAMVAAGEWRATKPEVKGHAGFRLNSLISLFENASWAKLAQEFVLAEKSHADMQVFVNTVLGQVWSATRNRVTEEQLMGRVEAFGIEWDQENDCWREDIPSEVAFITVGVDVQVDRLECTILGWDGVQRITLGHYVIMGPPNLQSTWDELDSFLITRWKHPLGGTIGIEAAAIDAGDGNMTQYVYDFTATRLDRKVVAIKGVGGAKPIISISRSKHKRFKGATFFNVGVDQIKADIAISLPLSRTLENGEKRPQAFRFSETLGEEWFRQVNSEPQKLKYVSGRPVVKFERIENRQAEALDTLVYAIAVKSLCRFDYDARRIELTKGPQPKAAPNFKAIASRLNG
- a CDS encoding major capsid protein, with amino-acid sequence MPETVMNIFDHAAFRTAELNEKVVARVDYKPELLGSLNLFEPIYSRSRTILIANTDRGLELIPTSETGAPPVELGLEPSKLRPFQTTRLAKGSTIYAESLQGVMSLPFSDQVKEVGREIADRTQRITEDMELTWEHMRLGAITGKVYDADGSTLINNWYSQWNVAEPTEINFSLTAANPAKGSLRKKLRDLKRTMQKLSKGLWTTRTRVYGLAGDEFFDALVSHPDYIDLRVNNDRTRELENIEGFSSIEIEGVTFINYRGTDDGTTLAIDTNKVKFFPVGARGAFQVAWAPAEFFPYVNQRGRDRYMLMLKDLQRDAWRRVELYSYPLFICTRPEMLLRGRKD